In the Balaenoptera musculus isolate JJ_BM4_2016_0621 chromosome 20, mBalMus1.pri.v3, whole genome shotgun sequence genome, AGCCTATGTGACCGTAAGTCCCATTTCCCACCTCTCGCTGCTCAGCCACCTCTCGGCCCAAGGCACGAGGAAACCCTCCCTCCAGGCCCCGTAAGGACCTAGGAGCCCGGGCTCCCCTccgggaagaggggaggagggttggCGGTGAGCGGCTGCCCCTTCCCCAGGTGACCGATGGCTGCGGGAGCCCCCTGCACCGGCTGCGCTCGCCTCTGCACTCGGGCCCGGGGTCCCCAGCCGGGAGCTCCTTCTGCCTGGAGCCCCCGGGGTTGCGGCGCAGCCTGGACGAGGACGAGCCGCCGCCCTCGCCGCTCACACGCTACCGGCCCCTGCACAACGCCGCCTCGCAAGAGGGCCTGGCCGCCGCCTCCTGCTCACCGCCGCGCTCCGCGCCCTCGTCCGACAGCTCGCCCAGCTTCGTGCGCCGCCATCCCCGCGCCGAGCCGCACAGCGAAGGTGAGCGGCGGGCGGCGCGGCGCCCCCTGCTGGCAAGCGGTCCCTTGGGAGCCGAAGTGCGTGGCGGGATTCGAGGGGCAGGGTggctggggaaggtggggaaTAAAGACCACGGTTCTTTCACTCATTTCCCGAGCGCcttaatatgtgccagacactgctggGCACTGAGACAAAAAGAGCAAGCAGATGCAGTTCTCGTCCTCACGGGGCTTATAGGTTCGAGGAGAAGCAATCAAATCATCCATTGATTAAACGTATAGTTACAAGCTGTATTAAGTGCCATGTGAGAAACAGTGCGCAGGGCGGGAGAGCATGTATCAGCGTGAAAGCATCCTGGGAGCAGTTGGGAGCATCctggaaggcttctctgaggaagtgacatgtgAGCCAAGATTAGAAGGTTGGCTACAAGTTGGACAAGATAAAATTAACAGTAAAGAGTAGTGGTCCCTCCTTTTTCAGAGTGGTTTATTGTTTGTATAAGGCTTTCATCAACATCCTATTAGGTCTCATGAAATAGGCAGTGTCATTATCCCCATATTTGAGATGCAGGAAGCTCAGAAGGTAGTGACTtgtcctaggtcacacagctggtgaaggGCACCAGAGCCAGGTTGCCTGATTCTAAGTCGAGAGAATTCCTGCCACCTCACTGGCAGCTGCAAGAGGCAGACAAGCCACCACACAGgctacttccttccttctcttccgcAAAAGATGACAGCCGGGATGCCAGCCCACCTGAGCCCGCCAGCCCCACCATTGGCCTGGATAAGAAGACTCGCCGCAAGTTCCTGGACCTGGGGTGAGTGGACGAGGGGCCGAGAACAAAGGCTTGGGGATGGGGTAGCATAGCGGGCAGCACTGTCCCACTCCCCCTTGCCCTCGCCACAGGGTCACCTTACGCCGAGCATCCACTAGCAAGAGCCGGAAGGAGAAGGGCAGCAACCGCCTGTCCATGGGCAGCAGGTAAGAGGTACCCACAGCCCCTCAGCCACAGCTTTTGCCCCCAGCTCCCTGTGGGCCTCAGCCCTTGCCTTGGTGCCCACACCCACGCAGGGCACTCTCTCCACAGGGAGTCGGTGGAGGGGTCCGGCAGGTCAGGGGGCTCCCCGTTCCTGCCCttttcctggttcacagacggcAGCAAGGGCTCGGCGTGTTCCGGCAGCACCACCTCCCCGGCCTGCTCCCCTAAACACGAGGGCTTCAGCCCTAAGAAGTCAGCTTCTCAGGTGAGTCCGTGGCCTTTTGGCCCCCATACTGGCCCCCAGACTCGGGTGACATGAAGACATACTTCACCCTGGCTTGGGCTGGGATCCAGGCATCCCTGgagtccatctgtctgtccatggAGCCATTCAGTGATCCATTAATTCATCCAGTTTCTGAGTTCaggcattcactcattcacttgtTCATATGCTGAGTGGTTCCTTCATTGATCCGTTCATTGCTGCCTCCATGATCCCCTAGTACACACCCAGCCTGAGAGCTCCTCTATCCCTGCTAACTCTTCTGCCTGGCTCAGTTCTGGCCCCATGTCCTGTCTTAGGAGTTGGGCTACATGTGTGGTGTGGAGATGCTTAGGGGAAGCAGAGATGAACAGGACCCCAACCTAGCTAGTGCTCAGAAAGTTCACAACCCTGTGGGAGAAGTGAGACCGAGTAGCAGAAGCAAGAATGAGCATGTTTACATTCACCAGGACTCCGCAGTCTACAAAGCTCCGAGTGCATGTTTTTGCTTTACTCTCACAAAGGCTCAGTGAAAGTGGGGAAGGCAGACACACTAacccccattgtacagatgagcaAATGCAGGCCCAGACTGAAGGGATTTGCCTACAGACTCAGTTGGATTTAGGTGCCAGGCTCTATGACCCCCAGCCCTGTGCTTGTTCTGTGATTCTGTTCCTTATGGGCAGCTGGGTCAGAGGAGATCAGAAAACTGGAAATTCAGGGGAGAAGGggtccttccctttcttccttcccttgtgCTGGGCCCTGGTGAACAGACACAGCCCAGgccctcacagagctcacagTCCAGTGAGGACAGACATCTAACCAGGTTTTTACAAGCCAGGGTGCTAGAGGCCATGCTGGGGAGGCACAAGGCAGAGACGTCTGACCCAGCGCGAGGGAACCCCAGTCAGCTGTCTAGAAAGCGACACCAGTCTGACCTCCTCCATTCCTCCTAACTACTCTGCCTGGCTCAGTTGTAGCCCCACATCCTCCCAGAGGCCTCAGATCCAATGCCTCACACAAGTCACCACGCCCTGTGTGCCCACCCAGCTCCTGGTTCATGTACAAGGGCCCTGAGCAACTCCTGGTGCCCAGCCCTGGACTTCAGCTTCATCTGGATGGGGTGATGGGTCGGGGGTGACTGCCTTGCGCTTGGAGGTGAGATCTCTCCTCAGCAGCATGCCCCCCTCCTGTCTAGGAATCCACTCTGAGTGATGACTCCACACCCCCCAGCAGCAGCCCCAAGATTCCAAGTGGTCCCCGGCAGGCGGCCAAGTGTTCCTACCCCTACCACACACTGTCCCAGTCTTCGGACGAGGTAAGCAGGCCCTGACATCTGACACAGCCAGGTGTGCGGGCCACAGGCCACGCCTTCCCCCCTCACGCTCCTTGGTCTCCGCCCCAGTTTCTGGATGAACCTCTCCCCACCATCTACCACTGGACCAGTCAGCAGGTGGGCCAGTGGCTGCACAGCCTCAACCTGGAGCAGTATGCCGCTGAGTTTGCTGCGAGGCAGGTGGATGGGCCGCAGCTACTGCAGCTGGATGGAAGCAAACTGAAGGTGGGTTAGAGTAGAAGGGCCACGACCCAGCCGGAGCCTGAGGCAACCTTCAAGAATTAGGATTCCCCTCATCCTGACCTTTCCACTCTCTTTAAGACCACTGCCCTGGCCTCTGACCTCTAGGCAAGATCCTCGGCCTGATTGTTGCTCTCTAGCATGGGTTCCCAGTCTGACTCCAGCCCAATTCCTCAGTTTGACCTTCAAGCTCCAGCCCAAGTCTCCAGGTTGACCTCTGACCTTGAAGACTATCCTATCATCTGACTCTTGACTCTAATCAGTCTCCCCTGGTCATCTCACCTGATTCTTGGAGTCTTAGTCTCCAAGACTAAGAATCTTGGAGGCTGGTGGTTGTGGGAGGGAAGTCGGGGCGGGGGGCAGCAGGGGGTGTCTCTCTCATCTCTGTACTGGGGGTTTCTGGCCTGTTGTGCACCCTCTGCTGAGCTGCTTGGGGAAGCAGTGGTGTGAAGAGCCCCCCAGGAAGTCTCTGGAATGGAGAGGGGACTCAGctactgactagctgtgtgaccttggacatttTGCTCCCCGTCTCTGGGCGTCAGGGGATCAGGCAGGGTCATGCCAAGGTTGAAATCCTGAGTGGAGGAGTGGGAGCCAaggattggggtggggagggggcaaagGCCCTGGAACCCTCTACCCTCATCTCTCCCAATCACTCCCATTCTAAATTCTTGCCCTGAGGGTTCTGATCCATCAGCAGGTCTGGGAGGTGGAGGCTGAGGGCTGGCAGAGCTCCAGAGAGAGTACACCTGGGGCACAGAGAACCCGGGGCTTGGGCTGGCCAGGCCCGGGTGGCTCCGGGGCTCTCCCCCTCACCCTTGGATTCCTCCCCCAGAGCCTGGGGCTCAGCCACTCACATGACCGGGCGCTCGTGAAGCGGAAGTTGAAGGAGTTGGCAGCGGCCGCGGAGAAGGAGCGCAAGGCCCAGGAGAAGGCTGCGCGGCAGCGTGAGAAGCTCCGGCGCAGGGAGCAGGAGGCCAAGAGGAGCTAGGGGGACGGGCGGGCGGGCACTGGCGGCTGCTGGGCTCTGAGGGCACAGGCCGCCCGGGGAAGTGGGGCCTGGGCACCAGGCTTGGGCTGGCCTGGCCCCATGCTCTCAGGAGGAACAGCCCTCTCACCCTGTCTTCTGTCTGGACCCAGATTCCTCAGAAAGGGAGACCCCAGGGGGAGGACCCAGTAATAAATCCCATTTCAAGGACTTGTTTGGCACAGAGTTCCTGGGGGAAGTGGCAGATTACGGGCAGAGAAGCCAGGGCTGAAGCAAGTCTGGGAGCCCAGAAGTGCCTGAGTCATTCTGACCCTCTGCCCTCAGGCCATGGTTGTCCTGGGACCAGCAGTGAATTAGGAGGCCTGCTTACCTTCCAGAAGccctgggctcagagaggtgggctGGGCATCTCTGCAGGAGCAGGTAGATAAAGCAGTTCCTTTCCAGCTCTCCCAGGTGACTGTGTGTCAGGAGAGCTCTGTTCTGCTCCGCAGGGAGGCTGGTGGGCCTGCAGCAAGTTGCACGCAAGGTAGGCTCCCAGTCTGCACTCCTCAACAGGAGAGCAGAGAAAGCAGCATGATTACCCCACATCATCTTTGCAAGGACTTTAGGACAAGGAAGGGAGGAGGCAaagctcctcctcttccctgtccCCGTCCTGTGGGTCTCAGCGGTGAGATAATGCCCTTGCAGGTCTGCCCCTCCTGAGGCCCATTCAAAGCCTGGTCTTTGACCCACTCTCCAAGCTGGGCCCACTTCTGCTGCTCCCTCAGAGGCCACCTGGGCCTTCCCTGAGGACAGAGCAAACTTGGGAGCTGGTGGCCACAGAAGACACCCCCTACCAATGCCTAGATGGTCCTGAACTGGTGAATCCTCATCCCAGCCAAGCAGAGAGGCAAAATCTGGGAGGTCCCCCGGAAGCTGCTAAATTGGGAAGGTTCATCAGCCATCCCCCATCTGGCCCTGGTCCCTAGCGAGGCCTCAGTGGGTTCCAGAACTGGCAGACGGTGCGGGCTCCGGTTCCTGGGCcacagggaggggtggggccagctccctgggtgggggtggagtcTATCCCAGCAGCCCAGAGCAAGCCATCTGTCCTTGTAGGGAGGGAGTGTGCAGGTACGGTGCTGGCCAGAGGCTAGCCCAGCTTCTGGAGCACTGGCCGGAGTTAACAATGAGGCCAGGGGCCTCCGATTAGAgacctccctccacctcctcccatcCGCCTGGAGCGGTAGACAGGACCCGATGCACGCCTACCCCCCTCGTTCCAGCCCAAGCGCTGTGGCCTGAGGGCTACCCCTATTCCTGGGTCtcagtccttccctcctctctgctaTCTGTGCCGGGAGAGAGGCTTCAGAGAGGGGACTGAGATATGGGGGCATCAGTACCATCTGGGCCCACAGGAGGGGCCAGTGGGGAAGGTGAAAAGTTCCCAGGTCCTTGAAGCCATCAGGAGTTATCTGGGTGCCCACCTGCATGTGAAGGGGGAGGCGGTACTCAGTTTATTTCAATAAACACTTATGATGTGCCAGTGACCTTTCTGTCTGCCCCAGCTGGGGGTTGGGCTGGGCCCCGAATGTGGGAGGCCACAGTTCTGTCCCTGGGTGCTGCACTGTCAAGTGCTCTGAATGGACAGCTGTGGCCGCTGGTATACTCGGCACGCACTGAACCATGTCCTGAGCTGGGATCAGGTGTCCCGAGAGCGTCATGTGTTGGTCACAGGGACTGCAGTCTGTATGCGTTTATACGTGAGGATCTCCCTCCCCCAGGAAAGCAGCAGGGCTGCAGTCTCATTCGATCTCCTCTTTACTGTGGATGCCACTGTCACCATCACAGCCACTGGGAGGAGCACATAACTTTAACCCCCTGTGTGCTAAGGGAAAGGGTGGGGGCATTCAGGGCTATAAAACTAGCTATGTACACAGAACGTTCTAGGGAGAAAGCCACCCCAAGCACACGCGGGCACAGTGGGAATTGGAGTCTGGAGCTCAGTGGGGGACCGTGTGTGGCAGGCAGGTGTATGCACGTGAGGACATGCAGGGGAAGGGCTCGGGAAGTGGCAGAAACATTGCTGGGGCCACCTGCAGGCTTCAAGCAGCTTGGTTGGATGGCCAACCTCTGGGTCCTCCCAGTTTCCTCGGCTTTCCTGGGGTGAGCCCCAGGTGAGAAACCCCTCCCTCTTAACTTTGACCTTAAACTCAGAGTGGAGGAAGAGACTGTAGGACCAGGTCCCCAACCAAGGGTCCCCTCCCACTACGCCAGATGTGGCGGGTACCTGGCCCCTTCCTAACACTGACACCAGACCAGTGCCAGGGTACCGGCACGGGCCAAGGGAATAAGGCAAGCAGGGGTGTCCACTTGGAAGGCCAGGGCTGTGGAAGGCAGTGAGGGGGACCTAGGACCCCCAGCAGAGAAGTGGCAGCTCTGGGCTCAGAGAGGAAGAATGCCATGGAAACGTATCTCTGGGACACCCTATCAGGGTGGAGACATCCCCCAATCCTCAGGCACTGCCCACAGAGACTGGACCCAGGGAGATCACCTAGGAGTCTCCATAGGGACAGAGATTGGCACTTAGGGGCCATCACAGACCGGTCACCGCGGTGATTTCCACAGAGACAAGAAGCTGGTCATCAGGGAGAGCCTCCCGCaacctggggtggggacagggagggtCACCATGGTGGCCAGCTCCAGAGACAGCAGTCCATCCTCTTGGGCGCAGATGAGTGGGGTGGCCTCTAGCTGACACGGTACGTGGACGTGTTCTTAGGCTCCGTGCTGGGCACACACCAATCACCGGCCTCCTGGATGGTCTGGTAGTGGCGCCAGGCTGACTTGTTGTAGACGGGCAGGCGTTCCACCGAGTCCGTGGACAGGGCCTGAAGGGCATCAGGGTCAgcctctcctgcttccctgcGCCTTGCCCACTCCTCGGCAGACCAGCCCTGCCCCGGTACGCTCTGGCGGCCACTGATTGTGGCCCACGTGTTAGCCCAGCCAAGTGCCAGACACTGGCTGAGATGACTAACCCAGAAAGACCCATGAAAGGGTCTGTCCCTTCTGTGGCTTGCTCCTGCCCATTCAATAAGGCTGCTCACTTAAAGGTCAGGGAGGGATAGGAAGGAGGCTAGGCTCTGTGACCCTGATCAAGGTCAccagctctgggcctcagtctccccctgAGCTGAATCAGGAGTTCTCTGTGGTTCCCCCCTTTCCTTCTGAGTCTAGCAAGTCAACGGTTCCCAGAACAGGGTCTTACTCATGCAAACCACAGACTCCCTGAAATTGCCTGCCAACTTAGAAGTGCCTGGTGGCTGGGAACTATAGCTTTGCTCTGATTCTCAGTCTGGAATCAGGAAAAGACTGGAGGGATGGAAAAGAAACCTAATAACAGGCCCGACCTATCAGCAAACTCCCCCAGCCAGACTCTGCAGGCACGGGCCCTCACCTTGAGATAGATGACAGCGTCAGTCCCAAAGCCCTCCATGGAGAAGAGCTGCAGGTCCCCCTGGAAGTACTTGGCATAGAGGCGGGAAATGGGGAGCCCATACCCGAAGCCAGCCTGCAAGGGGGTGAGAAGGGAGCGTGATGAGACACTGGCCCTGGGCTTCCTGGAACTGCAGGGACTGATGTGCTGAGTGAGAAGGGCCAGGCTGGGGTCGTGCAGGGGGACTCCCagaactggggtggggaggggacatgaGAAAGGGACAGCTCTGAGGCAAGATGGGGACTGTGGGATAAAGGAAATCGgtctggcagagggaggaaggctgCGGAGCATGGGGCGGGTGGGGAGCAGtaagcagggcagggaggggggctcGGGACTGGTAGCCAGGGGTCTGGGCAGGTCACGGGGCACCTCTTTGTCTCAATTTCCCACACCCAGCTCCGCCTACTCTGCTGGGGATGGACCGGGAGGTGTTGGTGAGCTGAACAACTCCAAGAGAGAGGTAGTTActtgtggagagagagaggggaagggagagttgAGGAACAGTGACAGACAGACACCCacagataggtaggtaggtacaGGCTGGGGAGAGACAGGAGGAGCAGGGAGGCCCAGACGCAGGCTCACACACGGCCACACAAGGACGGAGGGACCATGGGAGGTAGGGAAGCGAGAGATGGGCAAGAGTGACAATTTGATATGGAGACCAGAAGACCAACAGGCATTCTTCAGGAGGCCAGTGCGGGGAACCAGAGTGAAGCCATCTCACCAGTGGGGTTCCCCCGGTGCCAAGCTGAGGCGTGGGGGCCGTGGAGTACATGTAGCTGAAGAGTCGCTCAATCTTCCTCAAGGGAACACCCCCACCTTGGTCACTCATCTGGGGGACATGGGACATGTCAGGGTAtctccagacctcagtttcctccacaccccacccctgaTCTTCTCAGATCTTCCTCACCCCCAGGGGCTTCCCTTAACCCATCTCCTGGCAGGAGGGAAGTCTCCACACCACTGCTCTCTGGCCCCCAAAGTCAAGGGTCACTTACTTTGATGGAAAGATCTTCCTCGCCCAAGGCCACCATGACCTTGAGAGGTGGGAGAGTGAGGCTGGATTCATGGCTTTCCACAGTCGCTCGCATGGCATTCTGTGGTGGAAAAGGGGTAAGACACAGTGAGAGCAACCTAGACctcaccactcccaccccccacaaAGGACCATTCCCCCAGCCTCCTCACCTTGAAGAGTTCAAAAAGCATGTGGTAGAGGTGGGAGGGGACATAGACCATGTGAATTGGCTG is a window encoding:
- the SAMD14 gene encoding sterile alpha motif domain-containing protein 14 isoform X4, which encodes MLETWTWLCQRPSDWTAVYTRPEPNYWPRAGDTGPPARGFGTVPALQRMVKAPMGPEVTDGCGSPLHRLRSPLHSGPGSPAGSSFCLEPPGLRRSLDEDEPPPSPLTRYRPLHNAASQEGLAAASCSPPRSAPSSDSSPSFVRRHPRAEPHSEDDSRDASPPEPASPTIGLDKKTRRKFLDLGVTLRRASTSKSRKEKGSNRLSMGSRESVEGSGRSGGSPFLPFSWFTDGSKGSACSGSTTSPACSPKHEGFSPKKSASQESTLSDDSTPPSSSPKIPSGPRQAAKCSYPYHTLSQSSDEFLDEPLPTIYHWTSQQVGQWLHSLNLEQYAAEFAARQVDGPQLLQLDGSKLKSLGLSHSHDRALVKRKLKELAAAAEKERKAQEKAARQREKLRRREQEAKRS
- the PDK2 gene encoding pyruvate dehydrogenase kinase, isozyme 2 isoform X2 — its product is MEFLDKDPEDHRTLSQFSDALVTIRNRHNDVVPTMAQGVLEYKDAYGDDPVSNQNIQYFLDRFYLSRISIRMLINQHTLIFDGSTNPAHPKHIGSIDPNCSVSEVVKDAYDMAKLLCDKYYMASPDLEIQEINASNSKQPIHMVYVPSHLYHMLFELFKNAMRATVESHESSLTLPPLKVMVALGEEDLSIKMSDQGGGVPLRKIERLFSYMYSTAPTPQLGTGGTPLAGFGYGLPISRLYAKYFQGDLQLFSMEGFGTDAVIYLKALSTDSVERLPVYNKSAWRHYQTIQEAGDWCVPSTEPKNTSTYRVS
- the SAMD14 gene encoding sterile alpha motif domain-containing protein 14 isoform X2, which encodes MTDAGDLDLAVPETVRLDSSLHKARAQLLAKGRRHRPSRSRLRDSASSAEDGEGSDGPGGKVTDGCGSPLHRLRSPLHSGPGSPAGSSFCLEPPGLRRSLDEDEPPPSPLTRYRPLHNAASQEGLAAASCSPPRSAPSSDSSPSFVRRHPRAEPHSEDDSRDASPPEPASPTIGLDKKTRRKFLDLGVTLRRASTSKSRKEKGSNRLSMGSRESVEGSGRSGGSPFLPFSWFTDGSKGSACSGSTTSPACSPKHEGFSPKKSASQESTLSDDSTPPSSSPKIPSGPRQAAKCSYPYHTLSQSSDEFLDEPLPTIYHWTSQQVGQWLHSLNLEQYAAEFAARQVDGPQLLQLDGSKLKSLGLSHSHDRALVKRKLKELAAAAEKERKAQEKAARQREKLRRREQEAKRS
- the SAMD14 gene encoding sterile alpha motif domain-containing protein 14 isoform X3, with product MRFLTWTWLCQRPSDWTAVYTRPEPNYWPRAGDTGPPARGFGTVPALQRMVKAPMGPEVTDGCGSPLHRLRSPLHSGPGSPAGSSFCLEPPGLRRSLDEDEPPPSPLTRYRPLHNAASQEGLAAASCSPPRSAPSSDSSPSFVRRHPRAEPHSEDDSRDASPPEPASPTIGLDKKTRRKFLDLGVTLRRASTSKSRKEKGSNRLSMGSRESVEGSGRSGGSPFLPFSWFTDGSKGSACSGSTTSPACSPKHEGFSPKKSASQESTLSDDSTPPSSSPKIPSGPRQAAKCSYPYHTLSQSSDEFLDEPLPTIYHWTSQQVGQWLHSLNLEQYAAEFAARQVDGPQLLQLDGSKLKSLGLSHSHDRALVKRKLKELAAAAEKERKAQEKAARQREKLRRREQEAKRS
- the SAMD14 gene encoding sterile alpha motif domain-containing protein 14 isoform X1; amino-acid sequence: MASSKLREPADEVFDLDLAVPETVRLDSSLHKARAQLLAKGRRHRPSRSRLRDSASSAEDGEGSDGPGGKVTDGCGSPLHRLRSPLHSGPGSPAGSSFCLEPPGLRRSLDEDEPPPSPLTRYRPLHNAASQEGLAAASCSPPRSAPSSDSSPSFVRRHPRAEPHSEDDSRDASPPEPASPTIGLDKKTRRKFLDLGVTLRRASTSKSRKEKGSNRLSMGSRESVEGSGRSGGSPFLPFSWFTDGSKGSACSGSTTSPACSPKHEGFSPKKSASQESTLSDDSTPPSSSPKIPSGPRQAAKCSYPYHTLSQSSDEFLDEPLPTIYHWTSQQVGQWLHSLNLEQYAAEFAARQVDGPQLLQLDGSKLKSLGLSHSHDRALVKRKLKELAAAAEKERKAQEKAARQREKLRRREQEAKRS